In one window of Armatimonadota bacterium DNA:
- a CDS encoding sigma-70 family RNA polymerase sigma factor, translating into MPDVSQASPLYVGEAELIAACQSGDEAAWNELFRRYRRLVFTHGLLVAGDAEGAADFVAEIFARLLAALPRFRGDAAFITYLRSMLAREGRRWRRREQASHLLEDPADECSANPATELVRAERLARVRRVIASLPPRLREVIVLRHVHDLSYQEIARAVRCPIGTVRSRLSKAREMLRVRLVAMGISERDEP; encoded by the coding sequence ATGCCGGATGTGAGCCAAGCAAGCCCACTGTACGTTGGCGAGGCCGAGCTGATAGCAGCCTGCCAAAGCGGCGACGAGGCAGCCTGGAACGAGCTGTTTCGCCGCTACCGCAGGCTCGTGTTCACGCACGGCCTGCTGGTGGCCGGCGACGCAGAGGGAGCGGCAGACTTCGTCGCGGAGATCTTCGCCCGGTTGCTGGCGGCTCTCCCCCGTTTTCGCGGTGACGCCGCGTTCATCACCTACCTCCGCAGCATGCTCGCGCGTGAAGGCCGGCGCTGGCGGCGCCGCGAGCAGGCGTCTCATTTGCTCGAAGACCCCGCCGACGAGTGCAGCGCCAATCCGGCGACCGAACTTGTGCGGGCGGAACGACTGGCCCGTGTTCGACGCGTCATCGCCTCACTCCCACCTAGACTGCGCGAGGTCATCGTGCTCCGGCATGTCCACGACCTCAGCTACCAGGAGATAGCTCGGGCCGTGCGCTGTCCCATCGGTACCGTGCGGTCGCGGCTGAGCAAGGCGCGGGAAATGCTGCGGGTGCGACTCGTCGCCATGGGCATCAGCGAAAGAGACGAACCATGA
- the menA gene encoding 1,4-dihydroxy-2-naphthoate octaprenyltransferase produces MRKKLSFWAAVSRAPFFTGSALPVGLGAAAVWYQSGEFRLGLFVLTLVGAVLVHAGANIANDYYDHLSGADDINPDFHTPLFGGSRLIQDGLMTPRATLMAALACLSIAAVIGIVLTWLRGWPILALGLVGVLSGFFYTAPPLKLSYRGWGELAVALDFGVLMVAGTQYVQVRAVTAVGLAASVPVALLILLVLYVNQFPDAPADGQAGKRHLVVRWGTRRARLGVPVLYAATYASILAAIAAGLAPGWCLVALLTAPLGAGASAVVWQYHSQPKRLVPASAMTIAAHALTSVLLIIGYVAGRASAGV; encoded by the coding sequence ATGCGCAAGAAGCTCTCTTTCTGGGCGGCGGTCAGCCGCGCCCCGTTCTTCACGGGTTCCGCGCTGCCGGTCGGGCTCGGCGCCGCCGCTGTATGGTACCAGAGCGGCGAGTTCCGCCTCGGCCTGTTCGTGCTGACGCTCGTCGGCGCGGTGCTCGTCCACGCCGGCGCCAACATCGCAAACGATTACTACGACCACCTCTCCGGCGCCGACGACATCAACCCGGACTTCCACACGCCCCTGTTCGGCGGCAGCCGCTTGATCCAGGACGGGCTGATGACGCCGCGCGCGACGCTGATGGCGGCACTTGCATGTCTCAGCATTGCCGCCGTTATCGGCATCGTTCTCACCTGGCTGCGAGGTTGGCCGATACTTGCGCTTGGGCTCGTCGGTGTCCTCTCGGGCTTCTTCTACACCGCGCCGCCGCTCAAGCTAAGCTATCGCGGGTGGGGTGAATTGGCGGTGGCGCTCGATTTCGGCGTGCTCATGGTCGCGGGGACGCAGTACGTGCAAGTCCGCGCTGTAACGGCCGTAGGGCTTGCGGCTTCGGTGCCCGTGGCGCTGCTGATACTGCTCGTACTCTACGTCAACCAATTCCCCGATGCGCCCGCGGACGGACAGGCAGGCAAGCGGCACCTCGTGGTGAGATGGGGGACGCGGCGGGCGCGCCTTGGCGTGCCGGTCCTGTACGCCGCAACCTACGCCAGCATCTTGGCCGCGATCGCGGCCGGTCTGGCACCCGGCTGGTGCTTGGTGGCGCTGCTGACGGCGCCGCTGGGGGCGGGCGCGTCGGCCGTCGTATGGCAGTACCACTCTCAACCCAAGCGCCTGGTACCCGCCAGCGCCATGACCATCGCCGCGCATGCGCTGACGAGCGTGCTGCTCATCATCGGGTACGTCGCCGGCCGGGCGTCCGCCGGCGTGTGA
- a CDS encoding tetratricopeptide repeat protein, with product MNCPQCGSGLAEDATVCPECGAPVAEARSRQTPEPLEGETHALLAEANLLRLRRQYESATTKCVEVLRRYPNDASAHSLLGDIARDQGAYTDALGWYRLALQLDPTSTSDSNKIAQVEHRLSSLSDDATRKTPSWRAVFARAFPRPPIGLLLGLALGCILVATLVALSREKGATRASILDEVLPRVVAPGARPPSRDVAPAPTRRAEDGRDRRSAPRDEAREPVIYAPGKDASSATPAADVAVSPSDKERVLLESLRSAAEAEGLMTTVDAVTVDPRDGAATLSIMVEDAVASPDTRYIVLQKCLRAAEVAFATDDELTRATLHCAAPVPGPGGMQNEETVFIGDISRSALTRAAGRSLTMGEALALFASPPWWHAQMRPPA from the coding sequence ATGAACTGCCCGCAGTGCGGGAGCGGGCTTGCCGAGGACGCGACTGTCTGTCCGGAGTGCGGCGCGCCCGTCGCGGAGGCGCGGTCACGCCAGACGCCGGAGCCCCTCGAAGGCGAGACTCACGCCCTGCTGGCGGAAGCGAATCTGCTGCGCTTGCGCCGCCAGTATGAGTCCGCGACGACCAAGTGTGTCGAGGTTCTGCGTCGGTATCCCAACGACGCCTCGGCCCATTCCTTGCTCGGCGATATCGCTCGCGATCAGGGCGCCTATACCGATGCCCTTGGCTGGTACCGGCTCGCGCTGCAACTCGACCCGACGAGCACCTCGGACAGCAACAAGATCGCGCAGGTCGAGCACCGACTGTCATCGCTCAGCGACGATGCCACTCGCAAGACCCCCTCGTGGCGCGCAGTATTCGCGCGCGCCTTCCCCCGACCCCCGATCGGCCTGCTCCTGGGCTTGGCCCTGGGCTGTATCCTGGTGGCCACGCTGGTAGCGCTGAGCAGGGAGAAGGGCGCCACGCGCGCTAGCATACTTGACGAAGTGTTGCCGCGCGTCGTGGCTCCGGGCGCGCGGCCGCCGAGCCGTGATGTCGCTCCCGCTCCCACGCGTCGAGCCGAGGACGGACGCGACAGGCGCTCGGCGCCGCGCGACGAGGCGCGGGAACCGGTCATCTACGCTCCAGGCAAAGACGCATCGTCGGCGACTCCGGCCGCGGACGTCGCGGTCAGCCCTTCCGATAAGGAGCGCGTGCTGCTGGAGTCGCTGCGGAGCGCAGCAGAGGCGGAGGGCTTGATGACAACGGTGGACGCCGTGACGGTAGATCCGCGGGACGGCGCGGCGACCCTGTCGATCATGGTGGAAGACGCGGTCGCCAGCCCCGACACGCGCTACATCGTGCTTCAGAAGTGCTTGAGGGCGGCGGAGGTCGCCTTCGCGACGGATGACGAGCTTACCCGGGCCACGCTGCATTGCGCCGCGCCCGTGCCTGGCCCGGGCGGCATGCAGAACGAGGAGACGGTATTCATCGGCGATATCAGCCGTTCCGCGTTGACGCGGGCCGCAGGCCGCAGCTTGACCATGGGCGAGGCGCTCGCATTGTTCGCCTCGCCGCCCTGGTGGCACGCCCAGATGCGCCCGCCCGCCTGA
- a CDS encoding flavin reductase family protein has protein sequence MPKIQRDAATELYPVPAAVISCADAQGDANLITLAWVGVVCSDPPMLSIAVRPGRYSHPMIKETREFVVNLPRASQAKAVDVCGTVSGRSGDKFTAAGVTAEPAAYVKAPLIKEFPVNIECRVREVLSLGTHDVFLGEILCVHADEEVLDEGGNLAAEKLDPLAFVNGEYYALGKLVGSHGFSAK, from the coding sequence ATGCCAAAGATTCAACGCGACGCCGCGACTGAGCTGTACCCGGTGCCAGCAGCCGTCATCAGCTGCGCGGACGCGCAGGGAGACGCCAACCTCATCACCCTCGCGTGGGTCGGCGTGGTCTGCTCTGACCCGCCTATGCTCAGCATCGCCGTGCGCCCCGGGCGGTACTCGCACCCCATGATTAAAGAGACTCGCGAGTTCGTCGTCAATCTGCCGCGCGCGAGCCAAGCGAAAGCGGTGGACGTGTGCGGCACGGTGTCCGGGCGCTCCGGGGACAAGTTCACGGCCGCCGGCGTGACCGCCGAGCCCGCCGCCTATGTCAAGGCTCCGTTGATCAAGGAGTTCCCCGTCAACATCGAGTGCCGCGTGCGGGAGGTCCTCAGCCTCGGGACGCACGACGTCTTCCTCGGCGAGATTCTGTGCGTCCACGCGGATGAGGAGGTGCTCGACGAGGGCGGTAACCTGGCGGCGGAGAAGCTCGACCCGCTGGCATTTGTCAACGGCGAATACTACGCCCTGGGCAAGCTGGTGGGGTCCCACGGCTTCTCGGCGAAGTAG
- a CDS encoding Gfo/Idh/MocA family oxidoreductase, translated as MPKVLRTIQIGIGGIGRGHLKALMENPRFDVAAVCDAYPRRPDVRNSRKAAAAAGVPFFEDYRDAFRTVEGDVAFICTPHHWHAPMTIAALKRGMHVFVEKPTTASNADADRMLKAQH; from the coding sequence GTGCCGAAAGTGCTGAGGACGATTCAGATAGGTATCGGTGGCATCGGTCGAGGACACCTCAAAGCGCTGATGGAGAACCCGCGCTTCGACGTCGCCGCCGTGTGCGATGCGTATCCGCGACGGCCCGATGTGCGCAACAGCCGCAAGGCTGCCGCGGCAGCGGGGGTGCCCTTCTTCGAGGACTATCGCGACGCATTTCGCACCGTCGAGGGCGATGTCGCATTCATCTGCACGCCACACCACTGGCACGCGCCGATGACCATCGCGGCGCTCAAGCGCGGCATGCACGTGTTCGTCGAGAAACCGACCACGGCTTCCAACGCCGACGCCGACCGCATGCTGAAGGCGCAGCACTAA
- a CDS encoding neutral/alkaline non-lysosomal ceramidase N-terminal domain-containing protein translates to MGKFMRVLFWVVLLVLVLTAIAAGAFWIWFFSPRTETTLAARYGPFREAWRAGRLEQVAAGPLTAGAASVDITPPIGTPLGGYGARRGRPSTGVHDAIYAKALVLDNGSERIGIVTCDLIGVSKDVKRQVLKRAARATGLDDDHLLICASHTHSGPGALAPEFVWQLAMGRYDAGLRRQIVNKIAGALISANGNRRPARIGWAAGTAPEFASNRRGEDAERVTDPQLVVVRVDGQDDKPIAALVNFAAHGTCLDDDNMLVSGDWPGYLQRRLEAEIGDGVTAMFANGAQGDQSPRSPNGLDGYRGAEDVGFGLADRCIEMWTKIRTQDEAELAVASFPVRLPEGLGSVLLTPATRITAMNLAGLGIMAVPGEMSAPLGMRLKEQARRLGFAEPCIFGLANDHIGYILTEDQYRRGGYERTVSGYGPGLGQFIEKAFAGAVMELAVRASDITPVVEDKLGRRICGPARAYHKHGQWILELTGNPYEIGYRHGALVKPEFKETLAAMRKSAGRELPVPGGMRSLLFAARRSEYMLERHLPPEYVLEIHGLADGLGLDYDTTLFLQVMLAIVEQPTMKKMLGVGASCSNMVAIGSATRRAGDLIHGRNLDWGMGEVLPQVATVAFYKPAAGHDFVAVNWAGMVGCLTAMNAAGLCIGEESVSSPLDTSVDGKPLFLLIREAIQYCDSLDQAVDFVAETPGTCGYHVTICDGNLRDARTVEVTAHHHAVRVPRDDVLFGCVGERRPEMFEGGALPHPDIARADSSSDSRYARLRELAAEYHGRIDVPRMAEFLRDDIDPRSGKPGSSGHSVCNSSTLHSVVMRPGRRDLWVAQGEMPAPTGEYVHYELRQVLARMK, encoded by the coding sequence ATGGGCAAGTTCATGCGGGTGCTGTTCTGGGTCGTGCTGCTGGTGCTGGTGCTGACGGCAATCGCCGCCGGCGCGTTCTGGATCTGGTTCTTCTCGCCGCGGACCGAGACGACACTGGCTGCTCGGTACGGGCCGTTCCGCGAAGCGTGGCGGGCGGGCCGCCTCGAACAGGTCGCAGCCGGGCCGCTCACGGCGGGCGCGGCGTCGGTGGACATCACCCCGCCGATCGGCACGCCGTTGGGCGGATACGGTGCGCGCCGGGGCCGGCCGTCGACGGGCGTGCACGACGCAATCTATGCCAAAGCGCTCGTGCTCGACAACGGCAGCGAGCGGATCGGGATCGTCACGTGCGACCTGATCGGGGTCAGCAAGGACGTCAAGCGCCAGGTGCTCAAGCGTGCCGCGCGGGCGACCGGCCTCGACGACGACCACCTCCTGATCTGCGCCAGCCATACGCATTCGGGACCCGGCGCGCTCGCGCCCGAGTTCGTATGGCAGCTGGCGATGGGGCGGTACGATGCAGGCCTGCGCAGGCAAATCGTCAACAAGATCGCCGGTGCGCTCATCTCTGCGAACGGCAACCGCCGCCCCGCGCGCATCGGCTGGGCGGCAGGAACCGCGCCGGAGTTTGCCTCCAATCGCCGCGGCGAGGACGCCGAGCGCGTCACCGACCCCCAACTCGTCGTGGTGCGCGTGGATGGTCAGGATGACAAGCCCATCGCGGCGCTCGTCAATTTCGCCGCACACGGGACGTGCCTCGACGACGACAACATGCTGGTCTCGGGCGACTGGCCCGGGTATCTCCAGCGCCGCCTGGAGGCCGAGATCGGCGACGGCGTGACCGCAATGTTCGCCAACGGCGCACAGGGCGACCAGTCGCCGCGCTCGCCGAACGGGCTGGACGGCTATCGCGGCGCCGAGGACGTCGGCTTCGGGCTCGCCGACCGCTGCATCGAGATGTGGACGAAGATTCGTACCCAGGACGAGGCCGAACTCGCCGTCGCCTCGTTCCCCGTCCGGCTGCCGGAGGGCCTCGGGTCGGTGTTGCTGACGCCTGCGACGCGGATTACGGCGATGAATCTCGCCGGGCTCGGCATCATGGCGGTGCCGGGAGAGATGTCGGCACCGCTCGGCATGAGGCTCAAGGAGCAGGCACGACGACTGGGCTTCGCGGAGCCCTGCATATTCGGCCTGGCCAACGACCACATCGGTTACATCCTCACGGAAGACCAGTACCGACGCGGCGGGTACGAGCGCACGGTATCGGGCTACGGCCCCGGGCTGGGGCAGTTTATCGAGAAGGCTTTCGCCGGCGCCGTCATGGAGCTTGCGGTTCGCGCCAGCGACATCACGCCGGTCGTCGAAGACAAACTCGGCAGGCGCATCTGCGGGCCGGCGCGAGCATATCATAAGCACGGCCAGTGGATCCTGGAGTTGACCGGCAATCCGTATGAAATCGGCTACCGCCACGGCGCGCTAGTCAAGCCGGAGTTCAAGGAGACGCTGGCGGCCATGCGCAAGTCCGCGGGACGCGAGCTGCCGGTGCCCGGCGGCATGCGCAGCCTGCTGTTTGCCGCAAGGCGGTCGGAGTACATGCTGGAGCGGCACCTGCCGCCGGAGTACGTACTCGAAATCCACGGCCTGGCGGACGGCCTCGGGCTCGACTACGACACGACGCTGTTCCTGCAGGTCATGCTCGCGATCGTCGAGCAGCCGACGATGAAGAAGATGCTCGGGGTGGGAGCGAGTTGCTCGAACATGGTGGCCATCGGCTCGGCGACGCGGCGCGCGGGAGATCTGATTCACGGGCGCAACCTCGACTGGGGCATGGGCGAAGTGCTGCCGCAAGTCGCGACCGTGGCGTTCTACAAGCCGGCCGCCGGGCACGACTTCGTGGCAGTCAACTGGGCGGGCATGGTCGGCTGCCTGACTGCGATGAACGCGGCGGGCCTGTGCATCGGCGAGGAGAGCGTATCTTCGCCGCTCGACACGTCGGTTGACGGCAAGCCCTTGTTCCTGCTCATTCGCGAGGCGATTCAGTATTGCGATTCGCTCGACCAAGCGGTGGATTTCGTCGCCGAGACGCCCGGCACGTGCGGCTATCACGTGACGATTTGCGACGGGAACCTGCGCGACGCGCGCACCGTTGAAGTGACCGCGCATCACCATGCCGTGCGCGTGCCGCGGGATGATGTGCTGTTCGGATGCGTCGGCGAGCGTCGGCCGGAGATGTTCGAGGGGGGCGCCCTGCCGCATCCCGATATCGCGCGCGCTGATTCGAGCAGTGATTCGCGGTACGCGCGTCTGCGGGAGCTGGCGGCGGAGTATCACGGCCGGATTGACGTGCCGCGGATGGCGGAGTTCCTGCGGGATGACATAGATCCACGCAGCGGCAAGCCGGGATCATCGGGGCATTCGGTGTGCAACTCGTCAACGCTGCACAGCGTGGTCATGCGGCCCGGGCGGCGGGATCTGTGGGTCGCGCAGGGGGAGATGCCGGCACCGACCGGCGAGTACGTCCACTACGAGCTGCGCCAGGTGCTGGCGCGGATGAAGTAG
- a CDS encoding zf-HC2 domain-containing protein — protein sequence MKTFNCRRARPCLSAYLDGELTPERARTLEAHLRACADCAAHLDVLAAHAALVDAAADGGAAVPDGLWARARERAATRRTRASVGWRETAAIAAATMALILLMWLAEPRDRRDITPVVRPPGAEEMEILDLVARLDLDEAADGSERFGFRRTP from the coding sequence ATGAAGACATTCAACTGCAGGCGCGCGCGCCCGTGCCTGTCGGCGTATCTGGATGGCGAGCTGACGCCGGAACGAGCGCGGACGCTGGAGGCCCATCTGCGGGCGTGCGCCGACTGCGCGGCGCATCTCGATGTGCTCGCGGCCCACGCTGCGCTCGTGGACGCGGCTGCCGACGGCGGTGCTGCTGTGCCTGACGGCCTGTGGGCCCGTGCGCGCGAACGAGCGGCGACGAGGCGCACCCGAGCGTCGGTAGGCTGGCGCGAAACCGCGGCAATTGCAGCTGCGACGATGGCCTTAATTCTGTTGATGTGGCTGGCGGAGCCGCGAGACCGGCGAGACATCACACCTGTGGTACGTCCGCCGGGCGCAGAGGAGATGGAAATACTTGACCTCGTGGCCAGGCTTGACCTCGACGAAGCTGCAGATGGTTCAGAACGGTTCGGATTCCGGAGGACGCCATGA
- a CDS encoding SGNH/GDSL hydrolase family protein → MSKQDLRSQPFRTMVALGESHVAGACATDESRRWVNVVAELISRCQGEPVTLHNKGIGANAISPRSPGYASSAKPSALERYTADVIALQPDLFILAYGLNDMRAGMPPEDFREDMAQIIRDVRDACSPVTVLTTVYHMSAYDWYPPYDVGSVAATEVFNLVIRQLAEEHECILADIWDAEGQADWAIHPDTVHANDLGHLLIANRVFEAIATNCSGVAARVTAELAEDRAEVLRTIDQRRRPQDYGSKD, encoded by the coding sequence ATGAGCAAGCAGGATCTTCGTTCGCAGCCATTTCGCACCATGGTCGCGTTGGGCGAAAGCCACGTCGCGGGGGCATGCGCCACCGATGAGAGCCGCCGCTGGGTCAACGTCGTCGCGGAACTCATCAGCAGGTGTCAGGGCGAGCCGGTCACGCTGCACAACAAGGGAATCGGCGCGAACGCCATCTCCCCGCGCAGCCCCGGCTACGCGAGTTCCGCCAAGCCGAGCGCCCTCGAACGCTACACCGCTGACGTCATCGCGCTGCAACCGGACCTGTTCATCCTCGCGTACGGGCTCAACGACATGCGGGCCGGCATGCCCCCGGAGGACTTCCGCGAGGACATGGCGCAGATCATCCGCGACGTCAGAGATGCCTGCAGCCCGGTGACCGTGCTGACGACCGTTTACCACATGAGCGCCTACGACTGGTATCCGCCGTATGACGTCGGGAGCGTGGCCGCGACGGAGGTCTTCAATCTCGTCATCCGTCAACTCGCCGAGGAACACGAATGCATCCTCGCCGATATCTGGGACGCCGAGGGGCAGGCCGACTGGGCGATACACCCGGACACGGTTCACGCGAACGATCTGGGGCATCTGCTGATCGCGAACCGAGTGTTCGAGGCGATTGCCACGAATTGCAGCGGCGTCGCGGCGCGCGTCACCGCCGAGCTTGCCGAAGATCGCGCGGAAGTCCTGCGCACCATTGACCAGCGCCGCAGGCCGCAGGACTACGGCTCAAAGGACTGA
- a CDS encoding molybdopterin-dependent oxidoreductase, translating into HGTDNVLALANLAMLTGNLGKPGAGVNPLRGQNNVQGACDMGALPNVFSGYQRVNDDDARRKFEQAWAKPLPSELGLTVVEMMNAADSGRIRGMYIMGENPVLSDPDVCHVREALAKLDLLVVQDIFLSETCEFADVVLPGAAFAEKGGTFTNTERRVQVLRRVLPAPGDAREDWRILLDVAKAAGEDFALADESAVFDEMAALTPSYAGISHARLRETSLHWPCPTPDHPGTPILHTERFTRGKGLFHAVSYRPPAEEPDAEYPLILTTGRILYHFHTGTVSRRSASLDALVPEGYVELSPDTAAQLGVADKDRVRVSSRRGSIEIRARLTERVANDVVFIPFHFAESAANVLTNAALDPQAKIPEFKVCAVRVERA; encoded by the coding sequence CCACGGAACCGATAACGTGCTCGCCCTCGCCAATCTGGCGATGCTCACCGGCAATCTCGGCAAGCCCGGGGCCGGCGTCAACCCGCTGCGAGGGCAGAATAACGTCCAAGGCGCCTGCGACATGGGCGCGCTGCCGAACGTCTTCTCGGGCTACCAGCGCGTCAACGACGACGACGCGCGGCGCAAGTTCGAGCAGGCCTGGGCGAAGCCGCTTCCGTCCGAGCTCGGCCTGACGGTCGTCGAAATGATGAACGCCGCCGATTCGGGGCGGATTCGCGGCATGTACATCATGGGCGAGAACCCGGTGTTGAGCGACCCGGATGTGTGCCATGTGCGCGAGGCGCTGGCGAAGCTAGACCTCCTAGTCGTGCAGGACATTTTCCTGTCCGAGACCTGCGAGTTCGCTGATGTGGTGCTGCCCGGCGCCGCGTTCGCGGAGAAGGGCGGCACGTTCACGAATACGGAGCGGCGCGTGCAGGTCCTGCGCCGGGTGCTGCCAGCGCCTGGCGACGCGCGGGAGGATTGGCGGATTCTGCTCGATGTGGCGAAGGCTGCGGGCGAGGATTTCGCGCTCGCGGACGAATCCGCCGTGTTCGACGAGATGGCGGCGCTGACGCCGTCGTACGCCGGCATCAGCCACGCGCGACTCCGCGAGACGTCGCTGCACTGGCCCTGTCCTACCCCGGATCATCCGGGCACCCCTATCCTTCACACCGAGCGCTTCACGCGCGGCAAAGGGCTGTTCCACGCCGTCAGCTACCGCCCGCCCGCCGAGGAGCCCGATGCCGAGTATCCGCTGATCCTCACGACGGGCCGTATCCTATACCATTTCCACACCGGCACGGTCTCGCGCCGTTCGGCGAGCCTCGACGCCCTGGTGCCGGAGGGCTACGTCGAGCTGAGTCCAGACACGGCCGCGCAGTTAGGGGTTGCCGACAAGGACCGCGTGCGGGTGTCGTCGCGGCGCGGATCCATCGAGATCCGGGCCCGGCTCACCGAGCGGGTCGCCAACGATGTCGTCTTCATCCCGTTCCATTTCGCCGAGAGCGCGGCGAACGTGCTCACCAACGCGGCCCTCGACCCCCAGGCGAAGATACCGGAGTTCAAGGTCTGCGCCGTGCGCGTGGAGCGGGCGTAG